One genomic segment of Fibrobacter sp. includes these proteins:
- a CDS encoding glycogen synthase, with protein sequence MKKENDRFEHVFRLRLESWVPLRSSLYDYFSQNEIDCLERSARTFNISRRRIIYLSFENRLVQFGGLTAVNRFLPDALVSAGEQVIVLSPFHASVAAKRALEENELEECFPFTVFHLCAYTGKIRCLRDRRQNIPTYYLDVEKQFTAGENPYSYPEPEFLLLDSLVFAAAVPFVLNKLGIKENLIIHCHDWETAPVAVTSRFAVISGLLEHARTVLTLHNSYDAAIGKRHKLMFFGKQIPGDTVLQCSLPMLSGPLTTVSTVFAHELCHDPLQRGVFVNHLQSLFSKNPPIGIENGVFGSGRGPFEQSLLKKGKKQIFADLASKKEMHRGLLREELSRMMAHPGSIGNLELSENDRRTPVFVMLGRLDLMQKGYDVVFHAFKRLPKGKARLIFCPSSGSNPENLSFFKAAAEERKGEIVIFPFRITNEQYALFLRGSSFFIMPSFYEPFGSVTEAFLNGTPVLARATGGLWGQVNP encoded by the coding sequence ATGAAAAAGGAAAATGACAGATTTGAACATGTTTTCAGGCTCAGGCTTGAGAGCTGGGTTCCTCTGAGAAGCAGTCTGTATGATTATTTCTCTCAGAATGAGATCGACTGCCTTGAGAGGTCCGCGAGGACTTTTAACATATCCCGCCGCAGGATAATCTATCTCTCATTTGAGAATCGTCTGGTGCAGTTCGGTGGTTTGACAGCAGTGAACCGTTTTCTGCCTGATGCTCTGGTTTCGGCAGGGGAGCAGGTCATTGTACTCTCTCCTTTTCACGCTTCGGTGGCAGCAAAAAGGGCTCTTGAGGAAAATGAGCTTGAGGAGTGTTTCCCTTTCACAGTTTTTCATCTCTGTGCTTACACAGGAAAAATCAGGTGTCTCAGAGACAGGCGCCAGAATATTCCCACTTATTACCTGGATGTGGAGAAGCAATTTACTGCCGGAGAGAATCCATATTCTTACCCGGAACCGGAGTTTCTCCTTCTCGATTCTCTCGTATTTGCGGCTGCGGTTCCTTTTGTGCTCAACAAACTGGGGATCAAAGAAAACCTGATAATCCATTGCCATGACTGGGAAACTGCGCCTGTTGCTGTCACTTCCAGATTTGCGGTGATCAGCGGGCTTCTGGAACATGCAAGGACTGTCCTTACGCTTCATAACAGTTACGATGCTGCGATTGGTAAGAGGCACAAACTGATGTTTTTCGGAAAACAGATCCCCGGCGACACTGTTCTTCAATGCTCACTTCCGATGCTCAGCGGTCCATTGACAACAGTAAGCACGGTCTTTGCTCATGAGCTTTGTCACGATCCCCTGCAAAGAGGAGTTTTTGTTAACCACCTTCAGAGTCTTTTTTCAAAAAACCCGCCTATCGGGATTGAAAACGGAGTATTTGGCTCCGGCAGAGGACCGTTTGAGCAGAGTCTCTTAAAGAAGGGCAAGAAACAGATTTTTGCAGATCTTGCCTCTAAGAAGGAGATGCACAGAGGACTCCTGAGGGAAGAGTTAAGTCGCATGATGGCTCATCCAGGTTCAATAGGCAATCTGGAGTTGTCTGAGAATGATCGTAGAACACCAGTTTTTGTGATGCTTGGGCGTCTCGATCTGATGCAGAAGGGCTATGATGTGGTTTTCCATGCTTTTAAGAGACTGCCAAAGGGAAAGGCCAGACTGATTTTCTGTCCATCATCGGGCAGCAACCCGGAAAACCTTTCCTTCTTTAAAGCAGCAGCGGAAGAGAGAAAAGGTGAGATTGTGATCTTTCCTTTCAGGATTACAAATGAGCAGTATGCTCTTTTTCTGCGTGGGTCATCATTTTTCATTATGCCCTCTTTTTATGAACCCTTCGGTTCTGTAACTGAGGCCTTTCTAAACGGGACTCCTGTTCTGGCCAGGGCTACCGGGGGGCTCTGGGGTCAGGTTAATCC